The Christensenella timonensis DNA segment ACCCGATCTTGCTCTTGGCGATCTCATGCGCGCCTACATTGGAAGTCATAATGATGATCGTATTCTTAAAGTCTACGGTACGGCCTTTGGAGTCCGTCAGCCTGCCGTCTTCCAAAACCTGCAGCAGGATGTTAAATACATCCGGATGCGCTTTTTCGATCTCGTCAAACAACACGACCGAATACGGTTTTGTCCGTACTGCCTGCGTCAGCTGGCCGCCTTCATCATAACCGACATATCCCGGAGGCGAACCAACCAGCTTGGATACGCTGTGCTTCTCCATATATTCCGACATATCAAGGCGGATCATCGCGTTCTCATCACCAAACATCGATGCAGCCAGTGCTTTTGTAAGCTCCGTTTTTCCGACGCCTGTAGGCCCCAGGAAGATGAACGAACCAATGGGCCGGTTGGGGTCTTTAAGGCCTGCACGCGCACGGCGGATCGCCTTGGCGACTGCCGTCACCGCTTCGTCCTGGCCGATCACGCGCTCATGCAGCATACCTTCAAGTTTCAGCAGCTTTTTGCTTTCATCCTCTGTCAGCTTACTCACAGGCACATGTGTCCAGCTCGAAATGATCTGTGCAATATCCTCTTCGGTCACAATCCCCTTTTCCTTGGCAACAGCCTTGCGCCATTCTTCCGAACAATGCTCGATGTCGCGTTTGGTATCCGCTTCCTCATCACGCAGTTTGGCTGCTTTTTCAAAGTCCTCATGCGCAATCGCGTTTTCTTTTTCCTTGCCGATCTCTTCCAGCTTTTCTTCCAGCTCGCGCAGATCCGGCGGCGAAGTAAACATCGAAATCCTCACCTTGGAGGCCGCCTCGTCGATCAGGTCGATCGCCTTGTCCGGCAAAAACCTGTCCATGATATAGCGCGTCGAAAGGTCGACTGCCGCCTTCAGCGCTTCATCGGTGATCGTCACCTTATGGTGCGCTTCATAGCGGTCACGCAATCCTTCCAAAATCTGCAGCGCTTCATCCGGCGTAGGCTCCCCCACATTGACCGGCTGGAACCTGCGTTCCAGTGCCGCATCCTTTTCTATATGCTTCCTGTATTCGTCGATCGTCGTAGCGCCGATCACCTGGATCTCGCCGCGTGCAAGCATCGGTTTTAAGATATTTGCCGCATCCATTGCGCCTTCGGCCGCGCCGGCGCCAATCAGCGTATGCAGCTCGTCGATGAACAGGATCACATTGCCGTCCTGCTGCAATTCGTCAAGCGCATCCTTTAAACGTTCTTCAAATTCGCCCCTGAACTTGGAGCCGGCCAGCATCCCTGCCAAATCAAGCATGACGACACGCTTGTTTTTCAGCATATCCGGGATATTGCCTTCCACGATCTTTTGCGCCAGGCCTTCCGCGATCGCCGATTTACCGACGCCCGGTTCACCGATCAGCACAGGATTGTTTTTCGTTCTCCGGCTGAGGATCTGGATGATACGTTCGATCTCCCCGGCCCTGCCGATCACAGGGTCAAGCTCGTTGTTTTTGGCCGCGAGCGTCAGGTCGCGTCCAAACTTGTCAAGCTTGGGCGTAGGGGATTTTGTCTTTTCTTCCCCGGCAGAAGGAGCACCCTGCGCAATCGCGAGGATTTCCTGCTGCATTGCCGCCATATCCGCATTCAGGTCATGCAGCATACGGAACCCCATGCTTTCCCTCTCGTTGATAAGCGCGAGCAGCATATGCTCCGTGCCCACAAAATTCTGTCCTAATTGGCGCGAAAACGCCACACTCATTTCAATGATTTTTTTCGTACGGGGCGTATATCCCATGACCTGCGGATTTCCATAACCGCCGTCAACCGAAACGGATTCGATATATTCCCTTGCGTTCCTTTCGTTGATACCCTGCTTTTCCAAAATTTCCGCAGCCGTACCGCCTTCTAGGACAAGCCCCAACAAAAGGTGCTCCGTTCCTACATAATTTTCTCCCATCCCGCTGGCAAATTGCGCCGCCTTATTTACGGCTTCCTGCGCGCCTGCGGTGAATCCAGACATATTGCTCATAATAATCCTCCTAAACTCTGCCGTATCGCCTTATCGTCCCGGGATACGGCAGCTGCCGTTTTTCCGGCA contains these protein-coding regions:
- a CDS encoding ATP-dependent Clp protease ATP-binding subunit, whose translation is MSNMSGFTAGAQEAVNKAAQFASGMGENYVGTEHLLLGLVLEGGTAAEILEKQGINERNAREYIESVSVDGGYGNPQVMGYTPRTKKIIEMSVAFSRQLGQNFVGTEHMLLALINERESMGFRMLHDLNADMAAMQQEILAIAQGAPSAGEEKTKSPTPKLDKFGRDLTLAAKNNELDPVIGRAGEIERIIQILSRRTKNNPVLIGEPGVGKSAIAEGLAQKIVEGNIPDMLKNKRVVMLDLAGMLAGSKFRGEFEERLKDALDELQQDGNVILFIDELHTLIGAGAAEGAMDAANILKPMLARGEIQVIGATTIDEYRKHIEKDAALERRFQPVNVGEPTPDEALQILEGLRDRYEAHHKVTITDEALKAAVDLSTRYIMDRFLPDKAIDLIDEAASKVRISMFTSPPDLRELEEKLEEIGKEKENAIAHEDFEKAAKLRDEEADTKRDIEHCSEEWRKAVAKEKGIVTEEDIAQIISSWTHVPVSKLTEDESKKLLKLEGMLHERVIGQDEAVTAVAKAIRRARAGLKDPNRPIGSFIFLGPTGVGKTELTKALAASMFGDENAMIRLDMSEYMEKHSVSKLVGSPPGYVGYDEGGQLTQAVRTKPYSVVLFDEIEKAHPDVFNILLQVLEDGRLTDSKGRTVDFKNTIIIMTSNVGAHEIAKSKIGFTNGDEADMEQLKEYDEMKERMMEALKETFRPEFLNRIDDIIVFHKLTEKDTQQIAELMLGSVVKRLQDREIDLTYTKDAAKLMAKDGMSDQYGARPLRRMIQQTVEDKLSEEILAGKIQIGDKVKMFVENGDVAFKKES